A window of Lepidochelys kempii isolate rLepKem1 chromosome 1, rLepKem1.hap2, whole genome shotgun sequence contains these coding sequences:
- the LOC140906957 gene encoding killer cell lectin-like receptor subfamily G member 1, producing MSEQEVTCTELKLHAPSEQQRSQRPRNSGSKDPSVPAPPWRIIAVILGILCLVSLGAAVAMATKGHCSPGCPDQWVAYRHSCYFFSRTKKDWHSSQESCSAKGSHLLVISDAQEMDLFAVFHTEAHWIGLRNSTGSGWAWEDGSGVSDMKVISNSPVQCCVVLLSGSLQASSCEIPSPWICEKDLK from the exons ATGAGTGAGCAGGAAGTGACTTGCACAGAATTGAAACTTCACGCTCCTTCTGAGCAGCAGAGGAGTCAAAGACCTAGGAACTCTGGGAGCAAAG ACCCATCAGTTCCAGCTCCTCCCTGGCGGATCATTGCAGTGATTCTGGGGATCCTCTGCTTGGTATCACTGGGAGCAGCAGTGGCCATGGCTACCAAAG GTCACTGCTCTCCAGGCTGCCCTGATCAGTGGGTGGCTTACAGACACAGCTGTTACTTTTTCTCCAGAACAAAAAAGGATTGGCATTCAAGCCAGGAATCCTGTTCTGCAAAGGGATCACATCTACTGGTGATCAGTGACGCCCAGGAGATG GACCTGTTTGCGGTGTTCCACACAGAAGCCCACTGGATTGGATTGAGGAACAGCACTGGCTCTGGGTGGGCCTGGGAAGATGGCTCAGGAGTCAGTGATATGAA GGTAATCTCTAACAGCCCTGTGCAGTGCTGTGTCGTCCTGTTGAGTGGTTCTCTCCAGGCTTCCAGCTGTGAAATTCCCTCACCATGGATATGTGAGAAAGACCTGAAGTAA